Proteins encoded together in one Malaclemys terrapin pileata isolate rMalTer1 chromosome 16, rMalTer1.hap1, whole genome shotgun sequence window:
- the BRAP gene encoding BRCA1-associated protein yields MSVSLVVIRLELAERSPLPAGFPYSAAATEMSDEEIKEKSLASATACLEGKAPMEKAAIIHQHIGRREMTDMIIETIKSNPDETKAAMEGRKSSEASSVDDKSKRDGPTKECVEAAPDSPSKQLPDQISFFSGNPSVEIVHGIMHLYKTNKMTSLKEAVRRSAMLCILTVPATMTSHDLMKFVASFYEVIEHMKIIRDSTPNQYMVLIKFSTQADADSFYMACNGRQFNSIEEDVCQLVYVERAEVFKSEDGASLPVMDLTELPKCTVCLERMDESVNGILTTVCNHSFHSQCLQRWEDTTCPVCRYCQTPEPVEENKCFECGVQENLWICLICGHIGCGRYVSRHAYKHFEETQHTYAMQLTNHRVWDYAGDNYVHRLVASKTDGKIVQYECEGDLCQDEKIDSLQLEYSYLLTSQLESQRIYWENKIVRIEKDTAEEINNMKTKFKETIEKCDNLEHRLNNLLKEKQSVERKCIQLNNKVAKLSNELKEEQEMNKCLRANQVLLQNKLKEEEKVLKETCEQKDLQITEIQEQLRDVMFYLETQQKINHLPAETRQEIQEGQINIAVASSASSPAGGMGKPPSRRGRSKRGK; encoded by the exons ATGAGCGTGTCACTCGTCGTGATCCGCCTGGAGCTGGCCGAGCGCTCCCCGCTGCCCGCCGGCTTCCCCTACAGCGCGGCCG CCACTGAAATGTCTGATGAGGAAATCAAAGAAAAGTCATTAGCTTCAGCTACAGCCTGTCTAGAAGGAAAGGCACCTATGGAAAAAGCAGCTATTATTCACCAGCATATTGGTCGCAGAGAGATGACAGATATGATCATAGAGACCATAAAGTCCAATCCAG ATGAGACAAAAGCTGCAATGGAAGGAAGAAAATCTTCAGAGGCTTCATCTGTTGACGATAAAAGTAAACGTGATGGTCCAACTAAAGAATGTGTTGAGGCTGCTCCAGACTCGCCATCTAAGCAACTTCCTGACCAGATTTCCTTCTTCAGTGGGAATCCATCAGTTGAAATAGTTCATGGCATTATGCACCTGTACAAAACAAA TAAGATGACCTCCTTAAAAGAAGCTGTAAGGCGAAGCGCCATGCTGTGTATTCTCACAGTCCCTGCTACAATGACCAGTCATGACCTTATGAAGTTTGTGGCCTCATTCTATGAAGTAATTGAacatatgaaaatcatcagagaTTCCACTCCAAACCAGTATATGGTGCTGATAAAGTTTAGTACACAG GCTGATGCTGATAGCTTTTATATGGCCTGCAACGGTCGACAGTTCAACTCCATAGAGGAAGATGTGTGCCAGCTGGTGTATGTGGAGAGGGCTGAAGTCTTCAAATCGGAAGAT GGAGCCAGCCTTCCCGTAATGGATCTGACGGAGCTGCCAAAGTGCACGGTGTGCCTGGAAAGAATGGATGAGTCTGTGAACGGGATCCTTACCACAGTGTGTAACCACAGCTTTCATAGCCAGTGTTTGCAGCGCTGGGAAGACACCAC GTGTCCTGTCTGCAGGTACTGCCAAACACCTGAGCCAGTGGAAGAGAATAAATGCTTTGAGTGTGGAGTTCAAGAA AACCTTTGGATTTGTTTGATATGTGGGCACATTGGATGCGGCCGTTACGTGAGCCGGCACGCTTACAAACACTTTGAGGAAACTCAGCACACTTATGCAATGCAGTTAACCAATCACAGGGTTTGGGACTATGCTGGAG ATAATTATGTCCATCGACTGGTTGCAAGTAAAACTGATGGGAAGATAGTTCAGTATGAGTGTGAGGGGGATTTGTGTCAGGACGAAAAAATCGATTCCTTACAGTTAGAG TACTCATATTTGCTTACAAGCCAGCTGGAATCTCAGCGCATCTACTGGGAAAACAAGATAGTCCGAATAGAAAAGGATACAGCGGAAGAA ATTAACAACATGAAGACTAAATTTAAAGAGACCATTGAGAAATGTGACAATTTGGAGCACAGGCTGAACAACTTACTTAAAGAGAAACAATCTGTGGAAAGGAA GTGCATTCAGCTGAATAACAAGGTGGCCAAACTCTCCAATGAGCTAAAGGAGGAACAGGAAATGAACAAATGTTTGCGAGCAAATCAGGTCTTACTGCAGAACAAActaaaggaagaagagaaggttcTAAAGGAAACTTGTGAGCAGAAGGACCTGCAGATCACAGAGATACAGGAGCAGCTGCGGGATGTCATGTTCTACTTAGAAACACAACAGAAAATCAACCACCTCCCAGCTGAGACCAGGCAGGAAATCCAGGAAGGACAGATCAACATTGCAGTGGCATCTTCTGCAAGCTCACCAGCGGGGGGCATGGGAAAGCCGCCTTCCAGGAGAGGCCGTAGCAAAAGGGGCAAGTGA